GCGCTGCTGTCACGGTTTCCGATCCGCAACTACTACAACCATGATCTGACGCTGCACCGCTTCGAGCAGCGCGGGCTGCTGCACTGCCAGCTTGATCTGCCGGACTGGAACCAGCCGCTGCACGCGCTGTGCGTCCACCTGAACCTGCTGGGGCACGACCGGCGCAAGCAGCTGGCGATGCTGGTCGATTTCATCGGCAAGCGCATTCCGAAGAACGCCCCGATGGTGCTGGCCGGTGATTTCAACGACTGGCGGCGCGAGTCGACGCGCTTGCTCGGACACGAGCTCGGCGTCGTCGAGGCGTTCGAGGCGCTGCACGGCGATTCGGCACGGAGCTTTCCGGCCCGCATGCCGCTGCTGTCGCTCGACCGCGTCTACGTGCGCGGTTTCCAGATCGAGGCCGCCGACGTCCTGAGTGGCGCGCCATGGGCGGCGCTGTCCGATCATGCGCCG
This window of the Jeongeupia sp. USM3 genome carries:
- a CDS encoding endonuclease/exonuclease/phosphatase family protein: MFAADLQIVNKLRVASYNIHKGLSAFNRRLVVHEVRHALKKLSPDLVFLQEVQGAHRSHAHRFETWPDEGQHLYLAGDGLTAAYGRNANYQHGHHGNALLSRFPIRNYYNHDLTLHRFEQRGLLHCQLDLPDWNQPLHALCVHLNLLGHDRRKQLAMLVDFIGKRIPKNAPMVLAGDFNDWRRESTRLLGHELGVVEAFEALHGDSARSFPARMPLLSLDRVYVRGFQIEAADVLSGAPWAALSDHAPLYTVLHRGQA